The DNA sequence AGGGATGAGAGAGAGATTCTTGCTTTATAGAGGAAAAAGGGATAATGAGAAGGTAGGAACTAAGACAGAATTGGGAACGGAGCATGGGATGGGAGTCTATCTAACACTACCATATTTTTCTGCTCTACATTTCCAGTATAATTCTATAACTGGGGAAGGGGTGATTTCACACTAGTTCATTCCTACCCCAGCTCTTCTAGTTCTATTGTTTACTTTCTATCTCTTTTGGCCTTTACAATCATTACATGTAATGGCAATATTATCCATGTAGGCAACTAGATTGATGGATTGACCAAAGGAAGCATGTTTTTAGAGCACCAACTCCAAACATTAGAAAGGCACACCATTTCTAATATGCATTTCAAGTATTTGGATTCAGAAGCTCAATTCCAATTATGAGTTAAATTCTAAACACCAAATAGGGGTTGAGCCAAAATAAATTAAGACATTAGAAATCTGTTTCCAATCGGAAAGAACGAGTTGATGTTGAATCTGTTGAGTTCTGGCGCTATACTTTTGTTTATCTAGGGAGTTGTGTTTTGCTCTACAAAGTTGTCCTTAATGGTGGTCTTTTATAAGTAATTAGAGTTATTCATTTTTTATGTAATGCAGATTTTGATGAAGATGATATTTCAGGCTTCATTGCTGATTATGCTGTTAGCGTTCCAAATTTATCGGTGACGAACTTCTCATGAATGCTTCTGGTAATGTCCTTCATGGgtcttttcccttttttttttttaatttcatcaAGAGGAGGAAAGGGAAAGACTAGATTGAGTGATAAGAGATCCCTTTCCAAAAgcaaagcaaaagaaaaaattatctATAAAGCATAGTTTTCCCATCTTTCAACATGTCTGAAACGGAAGTCCTTGACCTATGTTTTTACTTTTATGTTTTCAAGATAATTGAAACTTGAGTCACTGTGGATGTTATATAAATCTAATTGGTCCGTCACCGTGAGTTTGCGTATATTTTACCTGGGACAAACAAACTTTTCCATTTTCCATATCTATAAAATGACCGACGTGCATCCGAAATGATTTAAAACCGTTTTTGCCCAGTTTACTGATTTTGGCAAAAAGAAGTGGTACACTGTACACATGCTAGTTGAACAGTGGACGGATATGTACTATAATAAGTGTCTGAGcagatataaaataaaattaaaattaaaattaaaattcactaatcaaatacaattttaaaatcaattcatgaaacaaaataaaaaatcgcTAGTAAAAGTAGTAGTAAAACCATATATACACAACACACACTACTACTTTGGCtataatttgtttttttttattttgtagtaaAATTAATCACAtgaataaggaaaaaaaaacatgcaatagggcataagagtttaatttttttcaaatatatgAACTAACTCTCACTTGATTAAGAAGATCTTAAATAAAGTTATGTAAAAAGATGAATCAGAGTTGGTAGAGTAAAGTTAATATATGGtaaaaactcaggtgcagttgAGAGCGATTAAATGATTTGAtttatttgactaaattttcatcaaacaattctcaattatcaacttATGTGAAGTTAGTTGCATTTGAATTTCCACCTTAATATATTTGAACCAAGATATTACTCTTAGAAATAGAGGTAACAATCGCACATTCATACCGTCAGTGGAAAAAGCAACGTTCAAGAGAAGAAACGGATGACAGCATTAGATATTTGAACAATTTTTAAACCAGGAGAAAGAGAGTTAGagagcaaaaagaaaaaagagttgAATGGAAACAACGCTTTGAGAAATtgaaatgattaaaatatttgaTACAATTTCGAATATCCAACtaaacaaaatttgttttacATTGTAGGTCATTTTGGATTCAAACATACCAGCGAAAAGCTTAAACGAAATCAAGAGCGTCCTTGTCTCATCTCTTGCATCACATGGGCAGTTGTTCGAGCCTCAGTGACGAATTCAGAAAATTTTGGTAGTGGgggcaaaatttatataacatcataattatttttataataaaaataatatatgtatataaaaaactaaatattaaattatttattaattattatatctGTGTATAAATATGtattgtttaacttatttttaatgtgtattttatattttatatattttatacaaataattatttttatgtacataatataatattattatgattgtattttattattgtaaataTGATTAGCCTTCAAAATATCTAATATAAATTACAATACTAAAATagtaattaaatataatatatttaaatttctattattttaggtttatatttaaaaaaattaaataatttttctgtTAACTACCATCAAAATTtctctcttttatatatattactaatttataaaaaattcacTTCCTAACACAATTAGAAGTCgactcttatttatatttatagttaaaaaatttCTTTCAATTAATACAGTTGctatgcaaaaattaaagctaatttgaaaagaagataaataatattcttttgagttaatttttaaaaaagaacactaatttcgtttaaatttgagaattgatcattctaaattctaacgaatttctaatataaaatttttaaattgacgATTAAGTACCAAAAGTTGAGTAAAAATTTATTATGGGgtcaaatttaataatctaatgggggcaaataaatattattatcatatactaCTCAAAAAAATTCCAAATTGTAGTAGAGGCGCTTGCCCCCACAATAATGTATGTAGAACCGTCCCTGGTTCGAGGCACTTTTAGTATATGAGGGAGATTAATAAAGCTGGATACAATTTGGAACCAAAAGTTGTTATAAGTCTTATCTCGTAGGTTCTGAAAACACGATATTGCTATATCTTTCTTTAGCTCTTTAACTAATTTAGGGACATATTAGGAAGAGTTCACCAAATTCAAAGGAGAGTTGGATGGTTATCATATATTGTGTTCACAAGCATCTAAGGTTTAATTTATTTCCCCTTCAGCATCTATTTGATTTCTCATTCGTTTTGTAATTAAATTGCAATGTGTAATGCGCTTATATTTATACGTGACCGCATTTTGCATCAGTTCTGCTATTGACTTGTTCAAGAAACTCAAGGATAAGTTTGAAAGTGATGAACTAGTATTGGAAGTTCTCTTTGATGAAGTGACTTCTTGTTCCCTCCCAACATAATTTGTATAAGGTTGCTTTCAATATTTGAAAAATGGATCCATTTGCTATTAATTCAATTCTTAAAAGGTTGAAACGCTTTTTGGCTACCCTGTGATGGATCATGGCAGTATTGTAAAATGAGCGGTTTGGTCCTAAACCTCATCTTGACAATTGCTCTTTTTAGAGACAGTCACATCAAATTTGTTCATGTATATAAGtataaaataagaaggaaaagaaagtaacaaaaaagaaagaaaaacaagaggCTTGATTTCTCTTTCTAAGATAATTTTTATGTATTGGTTAGGAAATGCTCGTCAGAAGGATGGTGCATTTCTTGTTAATTTAGTTACATCACATCATGCTGATATTGTCCATGCTTAGCTTGCGTCAGATTCAGAATGGTTTGATTGAGTTCTCATGTATCCCAAGTTTCCATGGTTAAACCAACCCCATATGATTACTTTTTCAGTTTCAGCTTGAAAAAGTGGTTACTGCGCTACAAGGGATGAAAGCTTAACATCCATGACCATGTCTTACACATAATTGGAACTCTGATCCCCCATTATAGTTGAAGTTCTGTTTTTCATCTAAAGAAAGAAGATGAAAACTGAAGGCACCTTATTTTCCCAACTATCACCACTTTAGACTCTAGATCACTCATAATTCTTTAATACCTTCTGGCGACGGAATGTTCAATACAGTTCTCAGTTGACGGTTTCCATTATCACTGCTTGAAGGAATATTTTCTCCAGAACTTAAGAATGAGCCATTCTCTCCTGCTATGTGCTTCTCAGCATCTACGCAATCTATCTGAACACTCCCAGCGTGCGGTGGACCAAAGGTTCTATGAGTGGCACTAATGAACAAATCATTTCCAACAAACTAAACTAGAGGCATTCCCTCGACATTCAATGGTGAAGACTCAAGAAATCGAAGTTGAAGGGTCTTTAACTGCCAAACTTGCAGCACTGTCACTAGGAGTTATGTCCATTAACTTTTCGCTAGAAGATTTGCTCTTAATTCCCTCCAGTTGTTTACTTTTTCCAGCCACTGCTATTTTCTCACCAACTCTCCCAAAATACACGTAAAAAGACAGAAACAGAAATTTATTAAAGTAATCAGGGCTGCAAGAGAATTGTGAAGTGCAGGTGGGCCAGTACATGCTTCCAGAGATAAAGTAATCTGGGCTGCTTTGGCACTCCACTTTCTCTGGCTAGCATCAATTGGTTGACCTTCCTAAAGACAGAAACAAGCAGGATCCTTATCCAGTTTCAGTATTCTTAGTTTCATTGTGGGTGAATCCTTGCACCAGCAAAGGAGGTTTGACGATTCTTAGTTGCTTTTAGAAATATCCAACTGGGCCTTGTCCAAAGGAACCATAAGATCCAGTCCACTGAAAGTGAAGAAAAGAGAGTTTACTGAGGAATCTGGTAAAATATCACCAGAATTGACAACAATTCTATCAGCTAAGAAAGAAGATATTCTAAGGCAAGCTTCTTCCTGAAGATGAATCTGGAAAATAATTAAAGATCAATAAAGAACATAATCTATGACCATAGCAAATATATAGGCATAGCAGGCAAGTTACTTGTTGAAATAAATTGCACATACCATAAGAGGCTGACAGTTAATAACAGTTTGAGAAGCAAAAAATGGTGGAAGTGGAGAAGGCACAATCTGAAGGGAATGGAGGCAGATTAGAGGAGTTCCCTCAATCAATTGCCACTGCTGTTCTCCAAGTGGATATATTGGATGGCAAAAGCTTCTAGCTGCAAGAGGGAGAAAATGAGgttaaataaatttaatcaaGCAAGGAATATATGGCTATGTTCAGGCATCATTTGTGACAGGCACAATGGTGTCACTTGATCCTTGTAGTAATCCCTATTTAGTAGGACAaagctttgttgttgttgttgttgtcgtCGTTGTTATCGTTAATGTGAAGGTATGtaatattaaataaatgttATGCCATCATTGTCTAactttttcaataaatttacaACACATTACTGGACAACACCGAAACAAAATTATCCTTACCAGTATtgcaaaattaaattaataaagcATTACCAAATTCTGGCACATGAAAATACTCTCTTTTAACAGAATGCATAGATGGCTGCACTAACGTACATGGCAGGTGTGAAAACTTGTCACTGCATTTCAAGAAACATATGCAATTTAGTAATAGTGGAAACTATTTCAACAGTCAGCATGGAAAAACCAAACCATCATTATGACTATAGCAGACTAAAACAACCAAGTAGGGCACATTGCTAATAATTTGCTTTCTTGTTTCCCATTCTGAATGAAATTATTTGCTCAAGAGCCACCCAAGGATATCTAACAACAAAAGTTATAGGTACCACACAGGCCACCACCCATTCCCAATATTTTTCACATTGGCTAATAtgtttttccttttctctttcgTTTTTTTCCTTGTTAAAGGAAGAAACATTAATGTCAGGGAAGAAGGATAATGCAAACAAGGAGGAGGACAAGAGATCCTCAATACAAAGATTAGCATGACAACATGTTCTTTAGAACAATAAAAACTTTCCAGTCTCTCCAAGATGCACCAAGTAGAAGCAAGACACCCAACCCTGTCCCAGATGgcttaaagatatttttaatatccATAAGTCATTTTGGTCTTTGTCCCtcaatcttttctttctttgggTCTGAGTTTTGTTCCAACATTATGTTTTTGGTCTCTATTATTAGACCAGCACTATTAAGCGGTGATATCCAAAAGAAggtttataaaatatttacaagGACCAAAAAAGAAACTTCTAATATATGTAAGGAACTTCTAATATTTACTAAACATTCGAGAGTTTAGACTTACAATGATCAAAGTTTAGAACAGCAGGACTAAGAACCAAATATTGGAAAAGCCTGCTAACAAACGCCAAGACATGTTCTTTGAGAGACTAAAAACAAAACACCCTATATTAATTTAAATCCTTTTAGATTAGTTTGTATATATTTTCCACTCAACTTAAAGTCCTATTAACACCTATAAGTAATATGAAAGACCCATGAGCAAACAAGATTAGTTAATTACTTAATCCTTTCAATAGTAGTTATTCAGGCAAAGCATATAACACAAACCTTAAACATAGACCTGCAATGGTAATCTTGGTCAAACTACTGTCATTTTCTCCCTCCGAAAGACTTGCCTGCAAGGAAAATATATACACAATTAATTGTTCCCCAGGGGATGCCAGAAATATTATGGCACATCAAAGGACCAATAGACACAGCAACTTGCCAATGCAGAGAGAACTAGATAAACATTTTTCATTAATGTATTTAAAATCAGCAAATGCTGAATAAGATCATCCAAGATAAACATGTAGAGGGAGTTTCTCATCTCTGGGATTTGAATACTGAGATAAAACATTTTTAACCTCATCAAGCCATATTCAAATACATTTTCCAAACTTACTGTGTAATACTTCCAGTATAAATTGCATGAACATGCAAGACAAATATGCCCTTATGTATTAACCATTACTCTAGAGTCAGCTTGCTTTTCAAATATGAAGGCAAGGGTTTATGTTTATGTAAGTCTAGATCAACAAAAGTATTGTAATCATAACTCACAAAATGATTCAGCGGGGGATACACCCTTACATTCTCCTTTTAGAGGAACTTTTTCTAGTTGATTATATTGTACCTACTAGATATAAGAGTAATGTAGCATCAATCGTGAAAAATAATGTCGGAATATCTCAGAAAAAATTCAATATATCCTGCATATTTAATGTATCTCACGATAATCTTCAGAATATAACATGGAATGTCATTAAGGAAGGACTTTGTTATTTGTTATTTGCTAATTGTACTATGTTTATTACTTTAATTAGGGTTAGGAATTTTATTTTGCATGCAGATTTTAGCTCGTACTCATAAGACTGCACCAGCACCTGATCCGATTCTTGATATATATATTCGGTTGATTTTTGTTTAACTTTTAAACACTTACATCATTCCATGCATGTTATAAATCCTCCTTTCTCTACACAAATTCTATGGCATCAACAGGTGACGCAAACGGTACCAGGAAGGGAAGAATGATTCacaaataaagacacaaaagaATATAATAAGGAAATTACCCAAGAGAAAAAAAGGGACTGCATTAATAGTTCAAGCTGGAACTCTGCAAATTAATGGCAATTGTATGATCATTTTGTATGCCATGTATATGCATAAACTATTAATTCTATGATATTTGATCATCAGTAAAGGAGATTACAATTAAATAATGTAAAAGGTTGCAGATATACCAGAATCTTTGATGCAAATAAATATATGGTCCACAACAACTGAGACAAGAGAGTGCCCAGCAGCTTCAGTAGATCACCGTCatgattcaaattcaaagaCGACTCAAAAAGCTAGAATAATAGAAGAGCCTTGTCCAAAGACAAGCTTCTGAAAACTGATTTTCTCAAAGGTGGGAAAAGTTAAGGCAATTGAAACCTGGGCCTTCAAATTTACATCTCCCCTGTTTAtttgaaaaacttttttttaCTATAATATAAAGCTGTGTGTGTGATGTAGtttctttttccccttttccttTGCTTCGAAGTAGCTTTAGCTTGCTCTCTTTGAATCCCCATCCTCACCCACACGGCACATTCTCTCTTCTTCTGTGTGTTTTGCTCTTCTAGGGTTTCTCTCTTGTGCTTCATAAGGTAACCATCCAGCTCTTGTCTTTTCCACAAGCATTCAATGTCATTTCAGTTAAGTTTCTCACACACTGTCCTCTGCACTGCAGATTCTGCTGGAATCTATAGGCTCATTGTTTGTgaagtgaagaagagaaaataggaGAGGAGATCAGAGGAGTAGGATATCGTCTCGAGGGGCGGGGCCCTCCTCAGAGGCGCCACAGAGGCGGATCATGCGGACACAGACGGCGGGGAAACTCGGGGAGTCAATATTCGACAGTGAGGTGGTACCCTCCTCTCTTGTGGAGATAGCTCCCATCCTCCGTGTTGCCAATGAGGTTGAAAAGACGCAACCCAGGGTTGCTTATCTCTGTATGTTACTCCACTACTCCCTACTCCATCTTCCATGAAATCTGATGGAAGTCCACAGTCAGTGGCAATGAGGAACATTCAAATTGAACATGCACATCAGACAAATGATTTCTATTTGCAACAAACTATTAATCCATATCCTAAACTAGTATCTCTTCATAGATCTTTATTTTTATGCTGCATAAGGATCTCTCAACAATCAACAGCAACAATGTTAAAGTTGAAAGGATGGAGAAAGATAGAAAAATGTGGTGTCCAGCTAAAGCATGAAGTGAATCAATTCAAATTTACCAACTCTGTTAAACAATAGTTTTCTGTCTTCATTTCCATTTTCAACTGTGTACATCCATTGTAAAGTTTAACAACTACAAGCATCAGATAACTAGTAAAATACTAATGGTAGATGTTACTCAGCCACACATAACAACATAATCTTAGTAGTGATACTGTCAAACCTTATCAGCAAAACCATAACCACTACCCTTTGAAGAGGCACTTGATGGCGTGATGCTGCATACAATAGTATAAAAAACTTGCTAGCTAAAGAGAAAAAAGCATCACTCTACAACAAGATTTCTCAGAAACTTTCAGCAAGATACAAAAAGCATCACGAATGAAGCTAACACTAGTGGTTCGTAAGCAACAAGTAACAACATTTATGGTAAAGTTTAAGACTGCCACAtaagaatttaaattttcaacAATCTATTATCAATTTGAAACATGTGAGAGATGATAAATATTCACATACCTACCAAAAATCTAACTACATGCTACAACTAATGAAACAACCACCAGGAATATGCCTTAAAATCctattttaaagtaaaaatagGTGGAACATAGAACTTAATCTTTTAAGAAATAACACAATGCAACAAAAATGTTTCTAAGAATCATCATCGCCAGCAGCCTTGGACGAGGTTCCGGTCTTCTTAGGAAGCAAGAGGTTGTGAATGTTGGGCATCACACCACCATTGGCAATTGTAACATCTCCAAGAAGCTTGCTTAACTCTTCGTCATTTCTAACCGCCAATTGAATGTGACGTGGCACAATTCTGGTCTTCTTGTTATCTCTCGCAGCGTTGCCAGCTAACTCAAGAACCTGAAAATGCCATAATTTAACAACTTCAGAAACCCAAATATACATAAATTCGAGCTGAGTCCTAAATCTGAAACATTAATCCTAATTCAAaagtaaaattaatatttagCATTAAGCCTAAAATTGCAATTGTACAACAttgtttataatttataaaaaaaaaaaaggggaaccTTATCTTAGCCCAAAAAAATTgacaactaaaaaaaattcctACACGTTAAACAATGCGAAGATTAAAATGCCTTGACCCCAATTAGAATATTAACATTGAATCATGAAACCCTAGATTCAACATCGAAGATGCAAACACATGAAATAAAAGGAAAAACCCGATCAGAaagaattgaaaagataaaaacctACAATTCTTAAATTCATATCAACGGAAATCCAATACACTGGAAATTTCGACAAATCTCAAAACCCTAGAAATTAACAAAAAGGAAAGCCAAGAAATTAAGGACTTAATTGAAACCAAGCAAAGGAAAAATTACCTCGGCGGCTAGGTATTCAAGGACGGCGGCGAGGTAAACGGGGGCGCCGGCACCGACCCGTTCAGCGTATTTTCCAGCCTTGAGGAACCGGGCAATACGACCAACGGGGAATTGAAGACCGGCCTTGCTGCTCCGAGAGGTGGCCTTCTTGGCGTTGCCAGATCCTAATGTTTTGCCTCGACCCGCCATTGACGAATGTTTAATGCTTCGGTTTAACGGAGAGAGAGTGATCCTTTGAGCGCTTTGCGAGAGAATATTAATGGATGAATGAAGGCTGAGGCGGTTGCGACATTTATATATAGCATGTTGTGTGCGACTAAACTTGTGGCCAATCAAATTTAACGACGCGGATCGTGCTTTTTCACTGTCAGATGGGTGAAACGTGGACAGTCGGGATAGGATTGGAATCATAGATCCGTGTTACGACTTATGACTTACGTTCGTTTTGGGCAGTGACTGAATTCACGAAAATGCCGccaaacttttaaatttttttcttaataggtgaaagtttgaaatttttttgaaaaaaatatagaataatcctaaaaattttaaaattagagtGATATGACCATGGAAGTCTATTCAATTAATGATATATTGATATGTCACTTCAATTCATTATATAAGCGATTCAGTTTTTCTATGATAAGAGAATGAAGTTTTCAAATTAAACTGaacttaaataaaattaaaaaagtaaatattgTGTGTATAAATAATGAGGAGGTTTGAGACAAATGATGtataacaaaaatattcttctttctttttatatgCTAcaataaattctttttctttctctgaGTATAAACTGCAACATATATTATATTAGTAAATATATATGATTCgcttttattatattaaaataaatatattaataaaaattaatactagaattttttatttatattttttattttatatttatttcttttttcttatttatttattttataacaaaaattagatattttaaaacattagattttaatctttaattttttttcatcagACATAATAGTCTTCTCTCTATTTTTTAGTGTAATTCATTAACGAAAAATACTAAGTTGCACATAAATTCGCACACGTGACAGTTAAGTGTCTACATATTCAAAAGGACAAAATAATTCATGAATTTGTATGAAACGTTACTTTTAACACTCGCTAGTGTCCCTTTATATCAACGAAACTAAGTTCGAAAAGACACCAAACTCCACAATTCACTCATTTTTACATTGAAACCTTATACTACTACAACCTCATCTCCCACATAACCACTGTCACCGTCAACGTCAGAACTCTATTCGTCATCATGACGCCCATCATTCACTGTCATTATCTTCAAATCACATGAAGCGCGGAGGTGGATGCGACATCAGCAACAATATTTTCACTGAATACTCGCACAAATAGCAAGTGAGTATGTTGgttaatcaatttaatttggTAGATGGTTATGGTTTAGTGACGGTCAGAACTTGTGACTTATAATGGTATTATATGTATGTGGATTTTAAAGTAGTTGGAAGAATATAGCATCTTCTAGCTTTAATGAACAAATTTATTggatttttgtttttcttggtTTCGGTTTTGTTGATTGtagtttattttaattctattaGTAGATGGAGTATTTGCGgtttctgtttttcattatgGATATCATTTTGTGCGAAATAATAAGGATGTGATGCATATTGATGAAAAAGTgcacaagtttttcaaaatggaCATTGATTTGATGTGTTTctttgatttgaaaactatgTTCAAAGGACTTGGGTATCATGATTACAAAGCTATGTACTAGTTTGATTTTACAGCTTTTAACCTCGAGTTTGGACTACATGCTATGGAGATGCTGAGATCAATGAGTTACGTGCATACaaagaaaagaacaaaaagaCTCCAAAATTTGATCTGTACTTTGATCACCAAATAATGTTAGCTCTACTTGATGATCAAGAGTTTGATTTTGATGGTGATCAATCCAACAGTTTTTCTAGTGATGTTGACTATGAGATCATAGAGGATGAGTTGTATAGATCCCGTAAGATTAGTGATGATAATAGTGAAGATGAATGTGTGATGATGAAGAAAAAGATTATTAGgagtgataaaaaaaataaaaactcaaTGAAATGTGTTAAAGAAGTtaaataagaaatttaaaagtAGTACCACAACAAGGAAGACTCCATTGAGTAGCAAGAAGGTTGGCGGGCCAACATATATATGAAGAATAAAGATGGGACAATAGGTTATGGCCTAAGTGGTGTTGTTAGGTTTAGTGTTGTTGCCAGACCTATTAGTGTCGTAGGGCCTACAAATGCAACAACAAGATCTGCTAAGCC is a window from the Arachis stenosperma cultivar V10309 chromosome 3, arast.V10309.gnm1.PFL2, whole genome shotgun sequence genome containing:
- the LOC130969184 gene encoding uncharacterized protein LOC130969184 translates to MQSLFFSWASLSEGENDSSLTKITIAGLCLSDKFSHLPCTLVQPSMHSVKREYFHVPEFARSFCHPIYPLGEQQWQLIEGTPLICLHSLQIVPSPLPPFFASQTVINCQPLMWTGSYGSFGQGPVGYF
- the LOC130969183 gene encoding probable histone H2A.1; its protein translation is MAGRGKTLGSGNAKKATSRSSKAGLQFPVGRIARFLKAGKYAERVGAGAPVYLAAVLEYLAAEVLELAGNAARDNKKTRIVPRHIQLAVRNDEELSKLLGDVTIANGGVMPNIHNLLLPKKTGTSSKAAGDDDS